In Mytilus trossulus isolate FHL-02 chromosome 10, PNRI_Mtr1.1.1.hap1, whole genome shotgun sequence, the DNA window taaaaatgaaaaagcgAACATGGAATGTACTGATGAGATTTTTGTTGAGATTTCTTGACAAATTATCCTCCCCcttattttttctcaaattacctttttaaaatcataatttaaaagtttgCCTTTTTCTCTAACAAGTAATAAAGTTTCAACAGCAATTGTGTATTCTTCTAATTtggattttgtcaaataaatagGTAACCTGTGTTGTGCTATtgctgagaaaaaaaatactttggtTTTTCAAACcctggtataaaaataaattcacaCAAGCACTTTTTTATGCTGGACTTGTATAAATAACAGTaagtacaaaaatataacataagaaTCCTCaacaaaaagtcaaatataaaattttcagtatAACAGATTGAACACATCTATCAATACAAATGCCAGTCATACTAAACAAATGGAGAAATAGATGCAATTTGATACAAAATCCTATTGATTGTCCCACATGATTAATGGATTTCCCTATCTAGACTTGTTCctaataagtttattttctgCACGTTTCAAAGTTTGCCATAAACCAATCACATGACTCCTTTACAGCTGAAATATAAAAGAACACAAATGAATGAATGGGTCAACAAagtaacaaaacaattacaatttATTGCACAAGTATTTTTAAACGGGTATGTAAAGTTTTTTCCAATTCTATGAAATCACTTAAGCCTTTGGGAATTGTTTTCATGTGCTTatttgtgcataaaaaaaagttaagcatTGTTTAATTTGTCATGTTCCGTACAGTAATAATCTAGAATAGATTTGTTCAGTCTGATGCATCCTCAAAACCCCTTCAAAAAGCTTAAAGTTGTTTTCAGTCAGGTAATGAATATTCCATATTGGCATTTATTATCATACGTGGAATTCCAAGGTGCACATGAGAATTAAGAGTTATACGAccatattagattttttttactgtaatttaccttataattgcttttttttatttttatgaggtGGGTGGGGCTCATGGTGCAACCTGTCAGAATCATAAACtgaataattattgtaaaagtacATAACAATTTTTGTCGAGATTTATTTTAGgcaaatattgaatttttaataaatgcaaGGCCAAGCAGTAACTTTCAGTGaaacatatttaatgtattaCCTTGATCGAATGGAACAAAGTTAAAGTCAGGTCGGTATTTCCTCAGTTTACCATTGCTGGCGGTTTTCTTGAATTGTCCATCAGATTTGGACGTGTCGTAAACAACCTCTCCCTTGAAATCCATGGCCTTGATTACTGCCTCTGCTGCCTCTTTTATACTGACTTCATCTTCCTCCCcaactgtaaataaatatttcattattatataaaatatgtaatgtAAGAAATTATTATGTCCATTCATTATTGCTATTGTCAAGAATGGACAAAAGTTTGAGTGTAATTAATCATaaggatttttgaaaaaaaaatctgcaactAGGTCTTTGTTTCTGTTGCCAGttctttaatattattgcaATACTCACCCAGTAGCATAATCACATTAATtaaaaccttgcaataatttcttaattgttAGTACTTAAATGAACCATGAGTGTTGGAATAGAAGCTTTAACTAATCTGACTAGCCAAACAGAGGTTATAAgtttttaacatacatgtaatggAACATAATGTACAGTTTGCCATTTCAAAACACTACTGCATTCTGGGAAAATATATCATGAAATATTGCACAGACACCAAAACAACAGCCGGTGCTGGTTTACAACATTCTGCACAATGAATAAAACAACCAATGACAAAATGATTGATatatccaattttttttaaaacattgaaattacctattattttgaagaatggacaaaaatgtTAGATTGATTATTGGGATGTCATGTAGATCAGTATtcagatatatagatataagaagatgtggtttgagtgccaatgagacaactctccaatctagtcacaatttttaaaagtatacaatTATAGGGCacagtacggtcttcaacacataCTGTTGTATTAGATATCAGAATGAGGGTTCTTATTATTACATCTTACTGAATAGCATTATTCCCATTAATTTCTGGTTTTACATTATTTAATAGCAATGTAGTATCAAAACAAGTCAGGTTCACTACATGGCCagttatgttatttatagtTCACTGTGTATTCAGTATCGAAGAATCTCAATTTATTAAAGTGGATTTCAGCTGTAAGgggaaaacaacattttttttttaaatcaatgaaaTAGTCATATTTTGATAGGAGCAAAGTATAAAATAACTAACTGACATGCtcttgaaatacatttttttttgtctgacagaaaaatattgacaacaacacaaataaatgaatctgcaacacttttgatttttggacaataaaataATCACCTTATTCTTAGTAAATATTCTACTAAGAGGTCAAACTCATCTTATGACAGTTCTTTACCTGATAAAATAATTGGATCTATTTCTTGATAATTTCTAAGAACCCAGATCATCAGTCTTGCTAAATCTCTGGAGTAAATAAACTGTCTCCTAGGAGATCCTGTCCCCCATACAGTAAAGGGGGTGTTGTTCtctggagaaaaaaaatatttacataaaatacatattttttatatcattctTGTGTAACCTTAAAGAGACCAGCTACTTAAATACAAACAGCTAAAAGTCCAAAAGACTTCTAAATTGACTGGTTGATTATTacccataaaataaaacttgtatttACAGTAGAAATAATATATCAGCAATGGTCCTAATGGCAAATATATAATTCCAGGGAAAGcataactttaacatgtgtatTAGGTTTTTGCCTTGAGCATCACTGATGCCAATCAATAATTGTAAACTGGCATCTGgtgttttaaaattgatacagacaatgttttgttatcatGAACAACATCATACTAGATTGTGAACTTATTATGACATActggtatatacatgtaatgtattACTAAATAGACAAACTGTGACATACTTTTAGCCATATAAATCTTATGAATCAATCCTGGTAGCACATGACCATCTTCCAAGTTGAAATTGTCATGTGGTCCGTAGACATTGGTAGGTACTACTGAAGTAAACTGACAACCATGCTGCTTGTTGTAAgctctgaaaaaaaaagacatggcAGAAGGTTAAGGTGTGAGAACCTGCaattatatattcttaaatTCTTTTTAGTTCTTTAAAAGAAAGTGCCTATTATtctcttttattcatattttagaacAACATTTATATGCCCCATTCTATAAACCTCACTTAGATTTCCATGGTAGTAAAGATTCCTTCATGATGACAATTTAAGATTTATTGTCTTTTATCTCTTTGGTGAACCTATTTAATAAACAATCTTGagaaatatatcatgtatatatatatatgtatacagtTTACTCTTGATGTATCAAACTTGGTTGACTCAAAATTTTGGAT includes these proteins:
- the LOC134687102 gene encoding GDP-L-fucose synthase-like isoform X1, whose amino-acid sequence is MAEKKVIMVTGGTGLVGKAIEFIATGEEKNPNEEWHFLSSKDGDLSDRAATEAIFKRIKPTHVIHLAAMVGGLFRNLKYNLDFYRINTLINDNVLNISHTTGVKKVVSCLSTCIFPDKTTYPIDETMVHSGPPHDSNFGYSYSKRMIDIQNRAYNKQHGCQFTSVVPTNVYGPHDNFNLEDGHVLPGLIHKIYMAKKNNTPFTVWGTGSPRRQFIYSRDLARLMIWVLRNYQEIDPIILSVGEEDEVSIKEAAEAVIKAMDFKGEVVYDTSKSDGQFKKTASNGKLRKYRPDFNFVPFDQAVKESCDWFMANFETCRK
- the LOC134687102 gene encoding GDP-L-fucose synthase-like isoform X2 — its product is MAEKKVIMVTGGTGLVGKAIEFIATGEEKNPNEEWHFLSSKDGDLSDRAATEAIFKRIKPTHVIHLAAMVGGLFRNLKYNLDFYRINTLINDNVLNISHTTGVKKVVSCLSTCIFPDKTTYPIDETMVHSGPPHDSNFGYSYSKRMIDIQNRAYNKQHGCQFTSVVPTNVYGPHDNFNLEDGHVLPGLIHKIYMAKKNNTPFTVWGTGSPRRQFIYSRDLARLMIWVLRNYQEIDPIILSVGEEDEVSIKEAAEAVIKAMDFKGEVVYDTSKSDGQFKKTASNGKLRKYRPDFNFVPFDQGNTLNMFH